The following are from one region of the Paracoccus sp. S3-43 genome:
- a CDS encoding ABC transporter permease, whose product MLTFAIRRLLLAIPTLLFISLVIFLLLEASPGDPLGDVPLTVPPEVKERMREALGLGQAWYIRYVLWLKQFFWVEPLYWFDQIFGTRFSAGMQRVISFQSRSPVFDVIAQRIPQTLTVVGFSYLVGVLIAIPIGIVSAYKQYSWFDQLGTFVSMIGFSMPVFFSGVVLIIIFAVKLQWFPSVYDTTLQVRDWDSFWAQVRQMIMPVTVLALYNAAQISRFMRASMLDNLGQDYVRTARAKGLSEKTVVLKHVLRNSLIPVITVIALGLPAVFGGAIITEQVFKVNGLGQLLITAIHGNDIPMVLTLTFIFAILIVLFTLIADILYGILDPRIRYD is encoded by the coding sequence ATGCTGACATTCGCCATCCGCCGCCTGCTGCTGGCCATTCCGACGCTGCTGTTCATCTCGCTGGTGATCTTCCTGCTGCTGGAAGCCTCGCCCGGCGATCCCCTGGGCGACGTTCCCCTGACCGTGCCGCCCGAGGTCAAGGAACGGATGCGAGAGGCGCTTGGCCTGGGGCAGGCGTGGTATATCCGCTATGTCCTGTGGCTGAAGCAGTTCTTCTGGGTCGAGCCGCTGTATTGGTTCGACCAGATCTTCGGCACCCGGTTCAGCGCCGGGATGCAGCGGGTCATCAGCTTCCAGTCGCGCAGCCCGGTCTTCGACGTGATCGCGCAGCGGATCCCGCAGACGCTGACCGTCGTGGGGTTCAGCTATCTGGTGGGGGTGCTGATCGCCATCCCGATCGGCATCGTCTCGGCCTACAAGCAGTATTCCTGGTTCGACCAGTTGGGCACCTTCGTGTCGATGATCGGCTTTTCGATGCCGGTCTTCTTCAGCGGGGTGGTGCTGATCATCATCTTCGCGGTCAAGCTGCAATGGTTCCCGTCGGTCTATGACACAACCTTGCAGGTCCGGGACTGGGACAGCTTCTGGGCGCAGGTCCGGCAGATGATCATGCCGGTGACGGTGCTGGCCCTGTATAACGCCGCCCAGATCAGCCGTTTCATGCGGGCATCCATGCTGGACAACCTGGGCCAGGACTATGTCCGCACCGCGCGGGCCAAGGGCCTGTCGGAAAAGACCGTGGTGCTGAAGCATGTGCTGCGCAACAGCCTGATCCCGGTCATCACCGTGATCGCGCTTGGCCTGCCCGCGGTCTTCGGCGGCGCGATCATCACCGAACAGGTGTTCAAGGTGAATGGCCTGGGCCAGTTGCTGATCACCGCCATCCACGGCAACGACATTCCCATGGTGCTGACGCTGACCTTCATCTTCGCGATCCTGATCGTGCTGTTCACCCTGATTGCCGACATCCTCTATGGCATTCTCGACCCGAGGATCCGCTATGACTGA
- a CDS encoding peptide ABC transporter substrate-binding protein, whose amino-acid sequence MNVKKALVPALALMMATPALAERGSDGDLRVLYWQAASVLNPYLSTGAKDVDPASMILEPLALVADDGSLIPVLAAEIPTVENGGIAEDFASVTWRLKPGLTWSDGTPVTAADVAFTAQYCMAPGFGCAVLAEFDGIETVEAVDDRTVRIRYAAPKYPPLQAFVGGRTPILQRAQFQPCLGAAGASCTDQNFGPIGTGPFRVTSFEPGNVAIYEANPHYRDPDKPAFARVTIKGGGDAMAAARAVMETGEFDFAWNLQLAPDLVAPLEAAGKGKLVGSFGTMVERIELNQTDPSPALGDARSTLAHPHPFLTDPAVRRALSMAIDRPLLAELTYGPAGKPTCTIVPAPAAFTSGRDECLAQDIEGARALLDQAGWLPGADGIREKDGVRLHLVFQTTVNAVRQDVQSLVKQWWSEIGVETDLKTIDGTVFFGGDSGNPDSQARFLADAQMFTDAYYLPNPASFLDEFVCDRVPDDENQWQGNNSVRFCDPGFDERMTTLNQTGAPESRHRIAREMTDMLTADGHVVLPLIHRGMISAHANTLAGVVPNGWEGSLWNIADWSRAE is encoded by the coding sequence TTGAACGTGAAGAAAGCTCTGGTTCCGGCCCTGGCGCTGATGATGGCCACCCCCGCCCTGGCGGAACGCGGCAGCGACGGGGACTTGCGCGTGCTGTATTGGCAGGCGGCGTCGGTCCTGAATCCCTATCTGTCGACCGGCGCCAAGGACGTGGACCCGGCCTCGATGATCTTGGAACCGCTGGCCCTGGTCGCGGATGACGGCTCGCTGATCCCGGTGCTTGCGGCCGAGATCCCGACGGTCGAGAACGGCGGCATCGCCGAGGATTTCGCCTCGGTCACCTGGCGGCTGAAGCCCGGCCTGACCTGGTCGGACGGCACGCCCGTCACGGCGGCGGACGTGGCCTTCACCGCGCAATATTGCATGGCGCCCGGCTTCGGCTGCGCCGTGCTGGCGGAATTCGACGGGATCGAAACGGTCGAGGCCGTCGACGACCGGACGGTGCGCATCCGCTATGCCGCGCCCAAATATCCGCCGCTGCAAGCCTTCGTGGGCGGCCGCACGCCGATCCTGCAACGGGCGCAGTTCCAGCCCTGCCTGGGCGCGGCGGGGGCAAGCTGCACCGACCAGAACTTCGGCCCCATCGGCACCGGCCCGTTCCGCGTCACCAGCTTCGAACCCGGCAACGTCGCCATATACGAGGCCAACCCCCATTACCGCGACCCCGACAAGCCCGCCTTCGCCCGCGTGACGATCAAGGGCGGCGGCGATGCGATGGCGGCGGCGCGCGCCGTCATGGAGACCGGCGAGTTCGACTTTGCCTGGAACCTGCAACTGGCGCCCGATCTCGTCGCGCCGCTGGAGGCCGCGGGCAAGGGCAAGCTGGTCGGATCCTTCGGCACCATGGTCGAACGGATCGAGTTGAACCAGACCGACCCGTCCCCGGCGCTTGGCGATGCGCGCTCGACCCTGGCGCATCCGCATCCGTTCCTGACCGACCCGGCGGTGCGGCGCGCGCTGTCGATGGCCATCGACCGGCCGCTGCTGGCCGAATTGACCTATGGTCCGGCGGGCAAGCCGACCTGCACCATCGTCCCGGCGCCCGCGGCCTTCACCTCGGGGCGCGACGAATGCCTTGCGCAGGATATCGAGGGCGCCAGGGCGCTGCTGGATCAGGCGGGCTGGCTGCCCGGCGCGGACGGCATCCGCGAAAAGGACGGCGTGCGGCTGCATCTGGTGTTCCAGACGACGGTCAACGCGGTGCGCCAGGACGTGCAGTCGCTGGTCAAGCAATGGTGGTCGGAAATCGGCGTGGAAACCGACCTCAAGACCATCGACGGCACGGTGTTCTTCGGCGGCGATTCCGGCAACCCGGATTCGCAGGCGCGGTTCCTGGCCGATGCGCAGATGTTCACCGACGCTTATTATCTGCCCAATCCCGCGTCATTTCTGGACGAATTCGTCTGCGACCGGGTGCCCGACGACGAAAACCAGTGGCAGGGCAACAATTCCGTGCGCTTCTGCGATCCGGGTTTCGACGAACGCATGACCACCCTGAACCAGACCGGCGCGCCCGAGAGCCGGCACCGCATCGCAAGGGAGATGACCGACATGCTGACCGCCGACGGCCATGTCGTGCTGCCGCTGATCCATCGCGGCATGATCTCGGCCCATGCCAACACGCTGGCGGGCGTCGTCCCGAACGGGTGGGAGGGCAGCCTGTGGAACATCGCCGATTGGAGCCGCGCCGAATGA
- a CDS encoding ABC transporter permease, producing MTETERQHGLSVTETVDATAASAGAVAGLPPDTPQVAGGETRSQWRDIWRQFRSHRGAMVALALFVATILFVTAGPYLWTLDPTYVDIRARNSGFSAAHPLGTDQLGRDMLARLMAGGRVSIAVGLTAMIIAITLGSLIGVTSGYFRRLDAPLMRLTELFLALPLLPLLLLMVTLFREPLSQSFGPALGTFILIVSAIGATSWMQAARIVRGDVLGLKEREFILAARSIGTPPHRMILRHVLPNVLSPIMVAATLGIATAIITESALSFLGLGFPPDFPTWGRLLYDAVDQMIMYPWRVILPGLFISLTVLCVNYIGDGLRDAMDPRIRGR from the coding sequence ATGACTGAGACGGAACGCCAGCACGGCCTGTCGGTGACGGAAACCGTGGACGCCACCGCCGCCTCGGCCGGGGCGGTCGCCGGGCTGCCGCCCGACACGCCGCAGGTCGCGGGGGGCGAGACGCGCAGCCAGTGGCGCGACATCTGGCGCCAGTTTCGCAGCCATCGCGGCGCCATGGTGGCCCTGGCGCTGTTCGTGGCGACGATCCTGTTCGTGACCGCCGGGCCGTATCTCTGGACGCTCGACCCGACCTATGTGGACATCCGCGCCCGCAATTCCGGTTTCAGCGCGGCCCATCCGCTGGGCACGGACCAGCTGGGCCGGGACATGCTGGCGCGGCTGATGGCGGGGGGGCGGGTCTCCATCGCCGTGGGCCTGACCGCCATGATCATCGCCATCACGCTGGGCAGCCTGATCGGCGTCACCTCGGGCTATTTCCGGCGGCTGGACGCGCCGCTGATGCGGCTGACGGAACTGTTCCTGGCCCTGCCCCTGCTGCCGCTGCTGCTGCTGATGGTGACGCTGTTCCGCGAGCCCCTGTCGCAGTCCTTCGGTCCCGCCCTGGGCACCTTCATCCTGATCGTGTCGGCCATCGGCGCGACAAGCTGGATGCAGGCCGCGCGGATCGTGCGCGGCGACGTGCTGGGCCTGAAAGAGCGTGAGTTCATCCTTGCGGCCCGGTCTATCGGCACGCCGCCGCACCGGATGATCCTGCGCCATGTGCTGCCCAACGTGCTGTCGCCGATCATGGTCGCCGCGACGCTGGGCATCGCCACGGCGATCATCACCGAAAGCGCGCTGTCCTTCCTGGGCCTGGGCTTCCCGCCCGATTTCCCGACCTGGGGGCGGCTGCTTTACGACGCGGTGGACCAGATGATCATGTATCCGTGGCGGGTGATCCTGCCGGGGCTGTTCATCTCGCTGACGGTGCTGTGCGTGAACTATATCGGCGACGGGCTGCGCGACGCCATGGATCCCAGGATCCGGGGGCGGTGA
- a CDS encoding UvrD-helicase domain-containing protein — translation MELLDDSDNGDAVPLSQRATAARPLPYLEGLNPAQRAAVEALDGPVLMLAGAGTGKTRALTTRIAHLLMLGKARPGQILAVTFTNKAAREMKDRIARLLGETVEGMPWLGTFHSISVKILRRHAELIGNGDVHLKPSFTILDTDDQIRLMKQLIQAENLDEKRWPARQLAGLIDGWKNRCLTPANLPRGEGAAFDGWGGRLYAAYQDRLLTLNAVDFGDLLMHCVTLFQAHPDVLRGWQDRFRYILVDEYQDTNVAQYMWLRLLAQGHRNICCVGDDDQSIYGWRGAEVGNILRFEKDFPGAQVVRLEQNYRSTPQILAAASGLIATNQGRLGKTLWTDAEPGEKVRLIGHWDSEAEARWIGEEIEAFHGGHRASVGRTSLNDIAILVRASHQMRAFEDRFMSIGLPYRVIGGPRFYERAEIRDAMAYFRLAVSPADDLAFERIANTPKRGLGEKGLQAIQAMARARALSLLDGTVAALTAGDLSGKAAANMRQFTESMGRWHADALDTSVNHVELAERILDESGYTAMWQNDKSPDAPGRLDNLKELVKALEEFENLQGFLEHVALVMDRDDGDASEQVSIMTLHAAKGLEFPVVFLPGWEDGLFPSQRAMDENGTKGLEEERRLAYVGITRAERLATISFAGNRRLYGQWQSSLPSRFVDELPPEHVEVLTPPGLYGGGYGAAMAFAGGGPVNALHERAAKADVYNSPGWKRMQARASERKAPVHRTPVVIDAEPAARFAVGDRVSHAKFGEGTIMGIAEDTLTVQFAAGFKNIKAAYVQPVGADDVPF, via the coding sequence ATGGAGCTTCTGGACGATTCCGATAACGGCGATGCCGTGCCGCTGTCGCAGCGCGCGACCGCCGCGCGGCCGCTGCCCTATCTGGAGGGGCTGAACCCCGCGCAGCGCGCCGCGGTCGAGGCGCTGGACGGTCCCGTCCTGATGCTGGCGGGCGCGGGAACCGGCAAGACGCGGGCGCTGACCACGCGGATCGCGCATCTGCTGATGCTGGGCAAGGCCCGGCCGGGGCAGATCCTGGCCGTGACCTTCACCAACAAGGCCGCGCGCGAGATGAAGGACCGCATTGCCCGCCTGCTGGGCGAAACGGTCGAGGGGATGCCCTGGCTGGGCACCTTCCATTCGATCAGCGTCAAGATCCTGCGCCGCCATGCCGAGCTGATCGGCAATGGCGATGTGCATCTGAAGCCCAGTTTCACGATCCTGGACACCGACGACCAGATCCGGCTGATGAAGCAGTTGATCCAGGCCGAGAACCTGGATGAGAAACGCTGGCCCGCCCGGCAGTTGGCGGGCCTGATCGACGGCTGGAAGAACCGCTGCCTGACGCCCGCCAACCTGCCGCGTGGCGAGGGCGCGGCCTTCGACGGCTGGGGCGGCAGGCTTTATGCCGCCTATCAGGACCGGCTTCTGACGCTGAACGCGGTCGATTTCGGCGATCTGCTGATGCATTGCGTGACGCTGTTCCAGGCCCATCCCGACGTGCTGCGCGGCTGGCAGGACCGGTTCCGCTATATCCTGGTGGACGAATATCAGGATACCAACGTCGCGCAATACATGTGGCTGCGGCTGCTGGCGCAGGGGCATCGCAACATCTGCTGCGTGGGCGACGACGACCAGTCGATCTATGGCTGGCGCGGGGCCGAAGTGGGCAACATCCTGCGCTTCGAAAAGGATTTCCCCGGCGCGCAGGTGGTGCGGCTGGAACAGAACTATCGCTCGACCCCGCAGATCCTGGCGGCGGCATCGGGGCTGATCGCGACGAACCAGGGGCGGCTGGGCAAGACCCTGTGGACCGATGCCGAACCGGGCGAAAAGGTCCGCCTGATCGGCCATTGGGACAGCGAGGCCGAGGCCCGCTGGATCGGCGAGGAGATCGAGGCCTTCCATGGCGGCCACCGCGCCAGCGTCGGCCGCACCAGCCTGAACGACATCGCCATCCTTGTGCGCGCCTCGCACCAGATGCGCGCCTTCGAGGATCGCTTCATGTCCATCGGCCTGCCCTATCGCGTGATCGGCGGGCCGCGCTTTTATGAACGCGCCGAGATCCGCGACGCGATGGCCTATTTCCGGCTGGCGGTCAGCCCCGCCGACGACCTCGCCTTCGAACGCATCGCCAACACGCCCAAGCGCGGGTTGGGCGAGAAGGGCTTGCAGGCGATCCAGGCGATGGCGCGGGCGCGCGCGCTGTCGCTGCTGGACGGCACGGTCGCGGCGCTGACGGCGGGCGATCTGTCGGGCAAGGCCGCCGCCAATATGCGCCAGTTCACCGAGAGCATGGGCCGCTGGCACGCCGACGCCTTGGACACCTCGGTGAACCATGTCGAACTGGCCGAACGGATCCTGGACGAATCCGGCTATACCGCGATGTGGCAGAACGACAAGTCGCCCGACGCGCCGGGGCGGCTCGACAACCTCAAGGAACTGGTCAAGGCGCTGGAGGAGTTCGAGAACCTGCAAGGCTTCCTGGAACATGTCGCCCTGGTCATGGACCGCGACGATGGGGACGCCAGCGAACAGGTCAGCATCATGACCCTGCACGCCGCCAAGGGGCTGGAATTTCCCGTCGTCTTCCTGCCGGGATGGGAGGACGGGCTGTTCCCCAGCCAACGCGCCATGGACGAGAACGGCACCAAGGGGTTGGAGGAGGAGCGCCGCCTGGCCTATGTCGGCATCACCCGGGCCGAGCGTCTGGCGACGATCAGCTTCGCGGGCAACCGGCGGCTTTACGGGCAATGGCAATCGTCCCTGCCGTCGCGCTTCGTGGACGAATTGCCGCCCGAACATGTCGAGGTGCTGACCCCGCCGGGTCTCTATGGCGGCGGCTATGGCGCGGCGATGGCCTTCGCGGGGGGCGGGCCGGTCAATGCGCTGCATGAGCGCGCGGCCAAGGCGGATGTCTACAACTCTCCGGGATGGAAGCGGATGCAGGCGCGGGCCAGCGAACGCAAGGCGCCGGTCCACCGCACGCCGGTCGTGATCGACGCGGAACCTGCGGCCCGCTTCGCGGTGGGCGACCGGGTCAGCCATGCCAAGTTCGGCGAAGGCACGATCATGGGCATTGCCGAGGATACGCTGACCGTGCAATTCGCGGCGGGCTTCAAGAACATCAAGGCGGCCTATGTCCAGCCCGTCGGCGCCGACGACGTGCCCTTCTGA
- a CDS encoding cation transporter, which produces MPTEQDILRQSIAATFAVAAIGVGFGVLTGSSSIIFDGIYSLTDASMTLLALLVSRLITQQMSERRQARLVQHFTMGFWHLEPMVLGLSGVMLTGAAVYALFNAVQSLLSGGRELQFGQAIVYAVVVVAVAAGMALRNHRANRRIRSGFVDLDAQGWAMSAALTGALLAAFVFGWLIQGTGWDWMSPFVDPAALALVSLVVIPLPIPTIRRALADILLVTPADLKQHVDAVARQAVARHGFLDYRAYVARVGRGRQIELFFIVPPGEPPRRLEQWDAIRDRIGEEIGGESPDRWLTIAFTTDLGWAE; this is translated from the coding sequence ATGCCCACCGAACAGGACATCCTGCGGCAGTCCATCGCCGCGACCTTCGCCGTGGCGGCCATCGGCGTGGGCTTCGGCGTGCTGACCGGGTCGTCCTCGATCATCTTCGACGGGATCTATTCGCTGACCGATGCCAGCATGACGCTGCTGGCGCTGCTGGTCTCGCGGCTGATCACGCAGCAGATGTCGGAACGCCGCCAGGCGCGGCTGGTCCAGCATTTCACCATGGGCTTCTGGCATCTGGAACCGATGGTGCTGGGGCTCAGCGGGGTGATGCTGACCGGGGCGGCGGTCTATGCGCTGTTCAACGCGGTCCAAAGCCTGCTGTCGGGCGGGCGAGAACTGCAATTCGGCCAAGCCATCGTCTATGCCGTGGTGGTGGTCGCGGTGGCGGCGGGCATGGCGCTGCGCAACCACCGGGCCAACCGGCGCATCCGGTCGGGCTTCGTGGACCTGGACGCGCAGGGCTGGGCCATGTCGGCGGCGCTGACCGGGGCGCTGCTGGCGGCCTTCGTCTTCGGCTGGCTGATCCAAGGCACCGGCTGGGACTGGATGTCGCCCTTTGTCGATCCGGCGGCGCTGGCTCTGGTCAGCCTTGTGGTGATCCCGCTGCCGATCCCGACGATCCGCCGGGCCTTGGCCGATATCCTGCTGGTGACGCCCGCGGACCTCAAGCAGCATGTCGATGCCGTGGCCCGGCAGGCCGTCGCCCGGCACGGTTTCCTGGACTATCGCGCCTATGTCGCGCGGGTCGGGCGGGGCCGGCAGATCGAGTTGTTCTTCATCGTGCCCCCCGGCGAGCCGCCGCGCCGGCTGGAGCAATGGGACGCGATCCGCGACCGGATCGGAGAGGAGATCGGCGGCGAAAGCCCGGATCGCTGGCTGACCATCGCCTTCACCACCGACCTCGGCTGGGCCGAATAG